The Hymenobacter oligotrophus genome has a window encoding:
- the metF gene encoding methylenetetrahydrofolate reductase [NAD(P)H], translating to MKVTDHLAQANGKTLFSFEVLPPRKGENIQTLFSNIEPLLEFKPPFIDVTYHREEYVYRQRAAGLLEKITTRKRPGTVGICAAIKNRFDVDTVPHLICGGFSREETENALIDLHFLGIDNVLALRGDPIKSEPGFVAHPNGHAYACELIGQVSAMNGGRYLDEEQVDSAATSFCIGTAGYPEKHFEAPNLNTDMRYLKQKIDCGADYIVTQMFFDNQKFFGFVDKCRQAGITAPIIPGLKPLTSKKQLTMLPRTFYLNLPEELVEAVAQCRDDADAREVGIEWCIQQSRELMAAGVPCLHYYSMGKSEAVRRVAAELF from the coding sequence ATGAAAGTTACCGACCACTTAGCCCAAGCCAACGGCAAAACCCTTTTCTCGTTTGAGGTGCTGCCGCCGCGCAAGGGCGAAAACATCCAGACGCTGTTCTCGAACATCGAGCCGCTGCTGGAGTTTAAGCCGCCGTTTATCGACGTAACGTACCACCGCGAGGAATACGTGTACCGCCAGCGCGCAGCCGGCTTGCTCGAGAAGATTACCACCCGCAAGCGCCCCGGCACGGTAGGCATTTGCGCGGCCATCAAAAACCGCTTCGATGTGGACACGGTACCGCACCTGATTTGCGGCGGCTTCTCGCGCGAGGAGACGGAAAATGCCCTCATCGACCTGCACTTTCTGGGCATCGACAACGTGCTGGCGTTGCGCGGCGACCCCATTAAATCGGAGCCGGGCTTTGTAGCGCACCCCAACGGCCACGCCTACGCCTGCGAGCTGATCGGGCAGGTTTCGGCCATGAACGGCGGCCGTTACCTCGACGAGGAGCAGGTTGATTCGGCGGCTACGAGCTTTTGCATCGGCACGGCGGGCTACCCCGAAAAGCACTTCGAGGCCCCGAATCTGAACACCGATATGCGCTACCTGAAGCAAAAAATCGACTGCGGCGCCGACTACATCGTGACGCAGATGTTCTTCGATAACCAGAAGTTTTTCGGTTTCGTGGACAAGTGCCGGCAGGCGGGCATTACGGCGCCCATTATTCCGGGTCTGAAGCCGCTGACTTCCAAAAAACAGCTAACCATGCTACCGCGCACGTTTTACCTGAACCTGCCCGAAGAGCTGGTAGAAGCTGTGGCCCAGTGCCGCGACGACGCCGATGCCCGCGAGGTAGGCATTGAATGGTGCATTCAGCAAAGCCGCGAGCTGATGGCCGCCGGCGTGCCCTGCCTGCACTACTACAGCATGGGCAAATCGGAAGCCGTGCGGCGCGTGGCGGCCGAGCTTTTCTAA
- a CDS encoding DUF6069 family protein, with the protein METTYQQRTSLAATGRRVSALWWLAPAAALVAAALNIGIYYAATATGLLPTNLREPTGGTIGPGHVVMASVVPALLGGVLMAALIRWADRPLQAFTIVVVGICLLSMAGPAAIPGNTPSGVAVLGLMHVVAAGVVWLLFSRGART; encoded by the coding sequence ATGGAAACAACTTACCAGCAGCGTACATCATTAGCTGCCACTGGGCGCCGCGTTAGTGCCCTATGGTGGCTGGCGCCGGCTGCGGCCCTTGTGGCGGCGGCCTTAAACATCGGTATTTACTACGCCGCCACGGCCACGGGCTTGCTCCCCACCAACCTGCGCGAACCCACCGGCGGCACCATTGGCCCGGGGCACGTAGTTATGGCCTCGGTAGTGCCTGCGTTGCTGGGGGGCGTGCTGATGGCGGCGCTCATTCGGTGGGCCGATCGGCCGCTGCAGGCATTTACCATCGTGGTGGTGGGCATTTGCCTGCTCTCGATGGCGGGGCCGGCTGCTATTCCCGGCAATACCCCCAGCGGCGTCGCGGTGCTTGGCCTGATGCACGTGGTAGCGGCCGGGGTGGTGTGGCTGTTGTTTAGCCGCGGCGCGCGCACCTAG
- the metH gene encoding methionine synthase: protein MPTVPASPLAELLARRVIVLDGAMGTMLQRHQLTEDDFRGERFRDHPKPLRGNNDLLCLTRPDVVRGVHAEYFAAGADLVETNTFSGTTIAQADYALEHIVYELNYEAARLARSAADEYSTPERPRFVAGAIGPTNRTASLSPDVNRPGFRAISFDELAVAYLEQIKGLVDGGVDALLIETIFDTLNAKAALFAAQRFFDEGGRVVPIMISGTITDASGRTLSGQTVEAFWNSMRHLPILSIGLNCALGAKQLKVYLQELSRLADCYVSAYPNAGLPNAFGGYDESAQEFAAVLEEYLQEGLVNVVGGCCGTTPQHIAEAAKLVDRYPPRKINDQLTVSNEQAAALSGIDHSSLLIAHSKKATRLSGLEPLNIHPESLFVNVGERCNVTGSRAFARLIRSGQFDEAVAVARAQVEGGAQVLDVNMDEGLLDSVEAMTNFLNLLASEPDVARLPIMIDSSKWEVLEAGLKCTQGKSIVNSISLKEGEEVFKHHARLVRAYGAAVIVMAFDEQGQADNFQRRIDICQRAYRILTEEVGFPPEDIIFDPNILTVGTGIEEHRRYAIDFIEAVRWIKQHLPGALTSGGVSNVSFAFRGNDPVREAIHAAFLYHAIKAGLDMGIVNPSQLAVYDEVPKDLLEAVEDVLFDRRDDATERLVQLADKLSQTKGSAAATVAEAEEWRGWSVQKRLEHALVKGITDHIEADTEEALKQLQRPLAVIEGPLMAGMTVVGDLFGAGKMFLPQVVKSARVMKRAVAWLEPYMQAERDAAAADGVGRQTAGKVLLATVKGDVHDIGKNIVGVVLACNNYEVIDLGVMVPLEKIIDEAQRLQADIVGLSGLITPSLDEMVYVAQGMEKRGLRVPLLIGGATTSRLHTAVRIAPAYNGPVIHVNDASRAVPVASQLLGLGRDAYANDVAQEYLQLRDDHAGRQRNKDYVTIEEARRQKFQADWAAADITKPSFLGAQVFDDYPLTELVPYIDWTPFFHAWELKGRYPRILDDATYGEAARKLFADAQALLQRIIDEKLLTARATVGFWPANTFDSDTIEIYADDSREQVLAQTFTLRQQSLKAPGLPYFAFSDFLAPKDSGRHDYLGGFAVTAGIGLDELVAEFEAQHDDYSAILAKALADRLAEAMAERLHERVRRELWGYAPQEHFSNEALIKEEYRGIRPAPGYPGCPDHTEKITLFQLLGNNDTGISLTENLAMYPTASVSGFYYAHPDARYFGLGRIGKDQVEDLARRKGMPFAELERWLSPNLNYEPTAAEPVTAAN from the coding sequence ATGCCTACTGTTCCCGCCTCCCCGCTTGCCGAGCTACTCGCCCGCCGTGTCATCGTGCTCGATGGCGCCATGGGCACCATGCTGCAGCGCCACCAGCTTACCGAAGATGATTTTCGGGGCGAGCGGTTTCGGGACCATCCCAAGCCCCTGCGCGGCAACAACGACTTGCTGTGTCTGACGCGCCCCGACGTGGTGCGCGGCGTGCACGCCGAGTACTTTGCCGCGGGCGCCGACCTGGTTGAAACCAACACGTTTTCGGGCACCACCATTGCGCAGGCCGACTACGCCCTCGAGCACATTGTGTACGAGCTGAACTACGAGGCCGCCCGGCTGGCCCGCTCGGCCGCCGACGAGTACAGCACGCCCGAGCGCCCGCGCTTTGTGGCCGGTGCCATTGGCCCCACCAACCGCACGGCCTCGCTTTCGCCCGATGTAAACCGCCCGGGCTTCCGCGCCATTTCCTTCGATGAGCTGGCTGTGGCCTACCTCGAGCAGATTAAGGGCTTGGTTGATGGCGGCGTGGATGCCCTGCTGATCGAAACTATTTTCGACACGCTGAACGCCAAAGCCGCCTTGTTTGCCGCCCAACGCTTCTTCGACGAAGGCGGCCGCGTGGTGCCCATCATGATTTCGGGCACCATCACCGATGCTTCGGGCCGCACCTTGTCGGGCCAAACGGTGGAGGCGTTCTGGAACTCCATGCGCCACCTGCCCATCCTGAGCATCGGCCTGAACTGCGCCCTAGGTGCCAAGCAGCTGAAAGTATACCTGCAGGAGCTGAGCCGCCTAGCCGACTGCTACGTTTCGGCTTACCCCAACGCGGGCCTGCCCAACGCCTTCGGGGGCTACGACGAATCGGCCCAGGAATTTGCCGCCGTGCTAGAAGAATACCTGCAGGAAGGCCTCGTGAACGTGGTGGGCGGCTGCTGCGGCACCACGCCCCAGCACATTGCCGAGGCCGCAAAGCTCGTCGACCGCTACCCGCCGCGTAAAATCAATGATCAATTAACAGTGAGCAATGAACAAGCGGCGGCCTTGAGCGGCATTGATCATTCTTCATTGCTCATTGCTCATTCAAAGAAGGCCACGCGCCTGAGCGGTTTGGAACCCCTGAACATTCACCCCGAGAGCCTGTTCGTGAATGTGGGCGAGCGGTGCAACGTGACGGGCTCGCGCGCCTTCGCCCGCCTGATTCGCTCGGGCCAGTTCGACGAGGCCGTGGCCGTAGCCCGCGCCCAGGTAGAAGGCGGCGCGCAGGTGCTCGACGTGAACATGGACGAAGGCCTGCTCGACTCGGTGGAGGCCATGACCAACTTCCTCAACCTGCTGGCCTCGGAGCCCGATGTGGCCCGCCTGCCCATCATGATCGACTCCTCGAAGTGGGAGGTGCTGGAAGCCGGCCTGAAGTGCACGCAAGGCAAGAGCATCGTCAACTCTATTTCGCTGAAAGAGGGCGAAGAAGTGTTTAAGCACCACGCCCGCTTGGTGCGCGCCTACGGCGCCGCGGTTATCGTAATGGCGTTCGACGAGCAGGGCCAGGCCGATAACTTCCAGCGCCGCATCGATATCTGCCAGCGCGCTTACCGCATCCTCACCGAGGAGGTAGGTTTCCCGCCCGAAGACATCATTTTCGACCCGAACATCCTTACCGTCGGCACGGGCATCGAGGAGCACCGCCGCTACGCCATCGACTTTATCGAGGCGGTGCGCTGGATTAAGCAGCACCTGCCCGGTGCCCTCACCAGCGGCGGCGTCAGCAACGTGTCGTTTGCTTTCCGCGGCAACGACCCCGTGCGCGAAGCCATCCATGCCGCGTTCTTGTACCACGCCATCAAGGCCGGCTTGGATATGGGCATCGTGAACCCCAGCCAGCTGGCCGTGTACGACGAAGTGCCCAAGGACCTGCTCGAGGCCGTGGAAGACGTGTTGTTCGACCGCCGCGACGACGCCACCGAGCGACTGGTGCAGCTAGCCGACAAGCTCAGCCAAACCAAGGGCAGCGCCGCCGCCACGGTAGCCGAGGCCGAAGAGTGGCGCGGCTGGTCGGTGCAGAAGCGCTTGGAGCACGCTTTGGTAAAAGGCATTACCGACCACATCGAGGCCGATACCGAAGAAGCCCTGAAACAGCTGCAGCGGCCGCTAGCCGTTATTGAAGGCCCGCTGATGGCCGGCATGACGGTAGTAGGCGACCTGTTCGGCGCGGGCAAAATGTTCTTGCCGCAGGTGGTAAAGTCGGCCCGCGTGATGAAGCGCGCGGTGGCTTGGCTAGAGCCCTACATGCAGGCCGAGCGCGACGCCGCCGCTGCCGACGGTGTGGGTCGCCAAACGGCCGGCAAAGTGTTGCTGGCCACCGTGAAGGGCGACGTGCACGACATCGGTAAAAACATTGTGGGCGTGGTGCTGGCTTGCAACAACTACGAGGTGATTGACCTAGGCGTGATGGTGCCCCTGGAGAAAATCATCGACGAAGCCCAGCGCCTGCAGGCCGACATTGTGGGCCTCAGCGGCCTGATTACGCCCTCGCTCGATGAGATGGTGTACGTGGCGCAAGGCATGGAAAAGCGCGGCCTGCGCGTACCGCTGCTCATTGGTGGCGCCACCACCTCGCGCCTGCACACGGCCGTGCGCATTGCCCCTGCCTACAACGGCCCGGTAATTCACGTAAACGATGCCTCGCGTGCCGTGCCGGTGGCGTCGCAGCTGCTGGGCCTAGGGCGCGATGCCTACGCCAACGACGTGGCCCAGGAGTACCTGCAGCTGCGCGACGACCACGCCGGCCGCCAGCGCAACAAGGACTACGTAACCATTGAGGAAGCCCGCCGGCAGAAGTTTCAGGCCGATTGGGCGGCCGCCGACATCACCAAACCCAGCTTTTTGGGGGCGCAGGTGTTTGATGATTACCCGCTCACCGAGTTAGTGCCTTACATCGACTGGACGCCCTTTTTCCATGCTTGGGAGCTGAAAGGCCGCTACCCGCGCATCCTCGACGACGCCACCTACGGCGAGGCGGCCCGCAAGCTGTTTGCCGATGCGCAGGCGCTGCTGCAGCGCATCATCGACGAAAAGCTGCTCACGGCCCGCGCCACGGTGGGCTTCTGGCCGGCCAACACCTTCGATTCGGACACCATCGAGATTTACGCCGACGACAGCCGCGAGCAAGTGCTGGCCCAAACCTTCACGCTGCGGCAGCAAAGCCTGAAAGCGCCGGGCCTGCCCTACTTTGCCTTCTCCGATTTTCTGGCTCCCAAAGACTCGGGCCGCCACGATTACCTAGGCGGCTTTGCCGTAACGGCCGGTATCGGGCTCGATGAGCTGGTAGCCGAGTTTGAAGCGCAACACGACGACTACTCGGCTATTCTGGCCAAAGCCCTGGCCGACCGCTTGGCCGAGGCCATGGCCGAGCGCCTGCACGAGCGCGTGCGCCGTGAGCTGTGGGGCTACGCGCCGCAAGAGCACTTCAGCAACGAAGCCCTCATCAAGGAAGAATACCGTGGTATTCGTCCGGCGCCCGGATACCCCGGCTGCCCCGACCACACCGAGAAGATTACCTTGTTCCAGCTGCTCGGCAACAACGACACGGGCATTTCGCTCACCGAAAACCTGGCCATGTACCCCACGGCTTCGGTGAGTGGTTTCTATTACGCCCACCCCGATGCGCGCTACTTCGGCCTAGGTCGGATTGGCAAGGATCAGGTGGAGGACTTAGCCCGCCGCAAGGGCATGCCCTTCGCCGAGTTGGAGCGGTGGTTGTCGCCGAACCTAAACTACGAACCCACTGCTGCCGAACCGGTAACCGCTGCTAACTAG
- a CDS encoding tetratricopeptide repeat protein has protein sequence MSADRQQQLDELFTRLRTATAPLEIEALQQGIWQLWLETDDQALNKRLEEGMRAMAAGDYTKAIDDFTWLVEKRPEFAEGWNKRATAHYLRGEYKASLADVAHALEREPRHFGALSGKATIQRMVGDDRGALRTLRRLSALCPNFPGLQAQLHDLQNRLDDPL, from the coding sequence ATGTCAGCCGACCGCCAGCAACAACTCGATGAGCTTTTTACGCGCCTGCGTACGGCTACGGCGCCGCTCGAAATAGAGGCCCTGCAGCAAGGCATTTGGCAATTGTGGCTCGAAACCGACGACCAAGCCCTGAACAAGCGCCTCGAAGAAGGAATGCGCGCCATGGCCGCCGGCGACTACACCAAGGCCATCGACGACTTTACTTGGCTGGTGGAAAAGCGCCCCGAGTTTGCCGAAGGCTGGAACAAGCGCGCCACCGCCCATTACCTGCGCGGCGAGTACAAAGCTTCGCTGGCCGACGTGGCCCACGCCCTCGAGCGCGAGCCCCGGCACTTCGGGGCGTTGTCGGGCAAAGCCACCATCCAGCGCATGGTAGGCGACGACCGCGGCGCCCTGCGCACGCTGCGCCGCCTGAGCGCGCTGTGCCCCAACTTTCCGGGTTTGCAGGCCCAACTGCACGATTTGCAAAACCGCCTCGACGACCCGCTGTAA
- a CDS encoding N-acetylmuramoyl-L-alanine amidase — protein sequence MPRLFACCLTALLLTIGLADLGLAQNLPRLLERAEVVPAQELWLEPGDRLQLRAKAAPGARVTTSWGLALPELHPSMAGGQTGIYQVSYVVRPGDTLNNRRIKLYAQLPNGRRDSLLTGTAVRVLDPNVPQLARTRGPLAYLNYGLGEDRLGGAKLGYLDSLVLLHVTGRVGGQYRVRLAENQTAWVPLEVARLLPPGGLVPQALTGSWSVSGDAQYDYVRVSLPERLPYRSQLLSEPARLVIDVFGATSNTNWITQRAGLQEIENVYYEQPQPDVFRIIIDLKHAQSWGYAVGYQGNTLTIRVRRPPARLQLKGLTVAVDAGHGGDNHGAVGATGAKEKDLTLAIAQRLRQALEQQGATVLMTRDADVSLDNGARVLRLRQAMPHLLVSVHINSAGSPAAKGTATFYRYVGFRPLSQAIYQELLKTGLAPWGNVGAFNFALNGPTEFPNVLVETAFVSNPDDERRLIDPAFQQEVAERIAAGLERFLKETRARGPRGWWRKQPALAR from the coding sequence ATGCCCCGTTTGTTTGCTTGCTGCCTGACAGCCCTGCTACTAACAATTGGCCTGGCCGACCTAGGGCTGGCCCAAAACCTACCGCGCTTGCTCGAGCGGGCCGAAGTGGTGCCCGCCCAAGAGCTTTGGCTGGAACCCGGCGACCGGCTGCAGCTGCGCGCCAAGGCTGCACCCGGCGCCCGTGTTACCACCTCCTGGGGCCTCGCGCTGCCCGAGCTGCACCCCAGCATGGCGGGCGGTCAAACGGGTATCTACCAGGTAAGCTACGTGGTGCGTCCCGGCGATACGCTCAACAACCGCCGCATTAAATTGTACGCCCAGCTGCCCAACGGCCGCCGCGATTCGCTGCTCACCGGCACTGCCGTGCGCGTGCTCGACCCCAACGTGCCGCAGCTGGCCCGCACCCGCGGTCCTTTGGCCTACCTCAACTACGGTTTGGGCGAAGACCGACTGGGCGGCGCCAAACTCGGCTACCTCGACTCCCTGGTGCTGCTGCACGTAACCGGGCGCGTGGGTGGCCAGTACCGCGTGCGCTTGGCCGAAAATCAAACGGCCTGGGTGCCGCTGGAGGTGGCTCGGCTGCTGCCGCCCGGGGGTTTGGTGCCGCAGGCGCTTACGGGCTCGTGGAGCGTGAGCGGCGATGCGCAGTACGACTACGTGCGCGTGAGCTTGCCCGAACGCCTGCCCTACCGCTCGCAACTGCTGTCCGAACCCGCTCGGCTGGTAATCGACGTATTTGGGGCCACCTCCAATACCAACTGGATAACCCAGCGCGCCGGCTTGCAGGAAATTGAAAACGTTTACTACGAGCAGCCCCAGCCCGATGTGTTTCGCATCATCATCGACCTGAAACACGCCCAAAGCTGGGGCTACGCCGTGGGCTACCAGGGCAATACGCTTACCATACGGGTGCGGCGCCCGCCTGCCCGGCTGCAACTTAAGGGCCTGACGGTGGCCGTAGACGCGGGCCACGGCGGCGACAACCACGGTGCAGTAGGCGCCACCGGCGCCAAAGAGAAAGACCTGACGCTGGCCATTGCCCAACGCCTGCGCCAGGCACTGGAGCAGCAAGGCGCTACCGTGCTGATGACGCGCGATGCCGACGTGAGCCTCGACAACGGCGCACGCGTGCTGCGGCTGCGCCAAGCCATGCCGCACCTGCTCGTAAGCGTGCACATCAACTCCGCGGGCTCCCCGGCCGCCAAAGGCACCGCCACTTTTTACCGCTACGTGGGCTTTCGGCCGCTTTCGCAGGCCATTTACCAGGAGCTGCTGAAAACCGGCCTAGCGCCGTGGGGCAACGTGGGCGCGTTCAACTTTGCCCTGAACGGGCCCACCGAATTCCCGAACGTGCTGGTGGAAACGGCGTTCGTCTCGAACCCCGACGATGAACGGCGCCTCATCGACCCCGCGTTTCAGCAAGAAGTGGCCGAGCGCATTGCCGCCGGCTTAGAGCGGTTCCTGAAAGAAACCCGCGCCCGCGGACCTAGGGGCTGGTGGCGCAAGCAACCCGCGCTGGCTAGGTAA
- a CDS encoding energy transducer TonB, which translates to MTTRLLFIALLCCASAAVQAQGRVRQTDLDSGRVEKGQKVGEWTYYAFTGSGRKVLVQRYDYDRKRLLYFRKPDEHPYRHQVAGNWQSGYLERPPLYIGGDGALSTYMRQLQYPTQARTKNVQGRVVVRFVIDTLGMASNYQVLTGIGAGCDEEALRVARSIPHEWIPGRKDGRAVPVEYELPFTFRITQAAN; encoded by the coding sequence ATGACAACACGCTTACTCTTCATTGCTCTACTGTGTTGTGCCTCGGCTGCTGTGCAAGCCCAAGGACGCGTGCGCCAAACCGACCTCGACAGCGGACGCGTTGAAAAAGGCCAGAAAGTAGGCGAATGGACCTACTACGCCTTTACGGGCAGCGGCCGCAAGGTGCTGGTACAACGCTACGACTACGACCGCAAACGATTGCTGTACTTCCGCAAGCCCGATGAGCACCCTTACCGGCACCAGGTAGCAGGCAACTGGCAAAGCGGCTACCTCGAACGCCCACCGCTGTACATCGGCGGCGATGGGGCCCTCTCCACGTACATGCGCCAGCTGCAGTACCCCACCCAGGCCCGCACCAAAAACGTGCAGGGGCGCGTGGTGGTGCGCTTTGTTATCGACACCCTCGGCATGGCCAGCAATTACCAAGTGCTAACCGGCATCGGTGCGGGCTGCGACGAGGAAGCCCTGCGCGTGGCGCGCTCCATTCCGCACGAGTGGATTCCGGGCCGCAAGGACGGCCGCGCCGTGCCCGTGGAGTACGAGCTGCCGTTTACCTTCCGGATAACCCAAGCTGCCAACTAA
- a CDS encoding PA14 domain-containing protein, with product MSNAVQAQSTAPATGSGLRAEYYLGEHFEQRAHTRIDPQINFNWNFQSPAPGVPAENFSVRWMGYLLAPVSGVYTFHIAVDDGMRVWLGSNKILDEWRYQPEVQATKQVRLQAGEYYALRVEYFQGTAPTRAYLGWVLPNQEPEKTVDNLFGLLPAVQNPAPVPARYLFSRNPKAAIAVAPPVQPAPQPVAAPHLPTGARVSPAPGAVVAGRRPQPRPAARAAAAAAKPEATTAAPAKASLSELHKLPVGAAVELQHLYFEQSKARLLPSSLPEMERLAQILKDNPALRLEIAGHTDNVGDANLNQQLSQQRAEVVRDYLVRQQIAAERLLAVGYGGTRPVANNADAQQRPRNRRVEVVVR from the coding sequence ATGAGCAACGCAGTGCAAGCGCAAAGCACGGCTCCGGCAACGGGCAGCGGGCTGCGCGCCGAATACTACCTAGGCGAGCATTTCGAGCAACGGGCTCACACGCGCATCGATCCGCAGATCAACTTCAACTGGAATTTTCAGTCGCCGGCGCCCGGGGTGCCGGCCGAGAATTTTTCGGTGCGCTGGATGGGCTACTTGCTGGCGCCGGTATCGGGCGTGTACACCTTTCATATAGCCGTTGACGACGGCATGCGCGTGTGGCTCGGCAGTAACAAAATCCTCGACGAGTGGCGCTACCAGCCCGAAGTGCAAGCCACCAAGCAAGTGCGCCTGCAGGCCGGCGAGTACTACGCGCTGCGCGTCGAGTACTTTCAAGGCACGGCGCCCACCCGGGCCTACCTAGGGTGGGTATTGCCAAACCAGGAGCCCGAAAAAACCGTCGACAACTTGTTTGGGCTGCTGCCCGCGGTGCAAAACCCCGCGCCGGTGCCCGCGCGCTATTTGTTTAGCCGCAACCCCAAGGCAGCAATTGCGGTGGCGCCGCCTGTGCAACCGGCACCCCAGCCGGTTGCGGCGCCGCATTTACCGACCGGGGCGCGCGTAAGCCCTGCGCCCGGCGCGGTAGTGGCGGGGCGGCGCCCCCAACCGCGGCCTGCCGCCAGGGCAGCCGCTGCGGCCGCTAAGCCAGAAGCCACCACCGCAGCACCCGCCAAGGCAAGCTTGAGCGAACTGCACAAACTGCCAGTGGGTGCTGCGGTGGAGCTGCAGCATTTGTACTTCGAGCAAAGCAAGGCTCGGCTGCTGCCTTCCTCGCTGCCCGAAATGGAGCGTTTGGCGCAAATTCTGAAAGACAACCCCGCGCTGCGCCTCGAAATAGCCGGCCATACCGATAACGTGGGCGACGCGAACCTGAACCAACAACTCTCGCAGCAGCGGGCCGAGGTAGTGCGCGACTACCTGGTGCGGCAACAGATTGCGGCCGAGCGCCTGCTGGCCGTGGGCTACGGCGGCACGCGCCCCGTGGCCAACAACGCCGATGCGCAGCAACGTCCCCGCAACCGGCGGGTAGAGGTGGTGGTGCGATAG